The proteins below come from a single Desulfitobacterium metallireducens DSM 15288 genomic window:
- a CDS encoding SpoIIE family protein phosphatase: MAEWASLKANGLRRDKLAWGGQLVWQTLLGCLVARGSILEVYPFGIAFGAALLLNGQKGVSLGLIGVALGTLSLVFNDLVGTLQILLILTSLILIVPILRGKKREGAYLGIITALVCGVISYLILSLSQSNLEMGMKSVLLSLFSGALAVVFWFALRNQEALWRGEFTREQGTAWLVLLVGIISGLQGVKIGEINLVVTVLSFFILFVAERFGAGPAAGVGVMLGFLPHLQLNAQNLMEAGIYGLAGFGSGAFKKLGKLGIGIAFTGVILMLTVSLRPEAVYPQLVSSALALLLFLFFPSAPPQTNFLKSKPMPEVESTVTKVKTVAEIFEQIAYSAQAAEAEVHHSKPDIPELMNVLVERVCKTCPTIETCWTREFYKTYHFLFNLFEEVERAEELNPKDLPLEWKRHCGRLKEMVLGVQFILEHEKSLEGWRARLAANQDALSRQFQSVSQVMGHLAKELNTRHNLEQVKYSGVARRRREFLDMGVASFTKSGNAMSGDNYASLAFSPTEHAVIVSDGMGVGDSAAKLSATALSLLEQLLNTGFEPEGAIQALNSILVLRSPEESFVTIDMAILDLESNGLRLVKVGACPSYIKGIKGVRVLETSSLPAGILNHIDIPVLEEEFLPEEVLVLVTDGIQDLHKDGTDWLKSYLENQEITSSQELAQQIVSEARRSSADDMFDDGVVLIIRKKWVD, from the coding sequence ATGGCGGAATGGGCATCATTAAAAGCTAACGGTTTGCGCAGGGACAAGCTTGCTTGGGGGGGGCAGCTTGTTTGGCAGACATTACTCGGCTGCCTTGTGGCGAGAGGAAGTATTTTAGAGGTATACCCTTTTGGAATTGCTTTTGGGGCCGCCCTTTTGCTGAATGGGCAGAAGGGGGTATCCTTAGGCTTAATTGGAGTTGCGTTGGGAACTCTGTCCCTAGTTTTCAACGACTTAGTCGGAACTTTGCAGATCCTTCTCATTTTAACAAGTTTGATTTTAATCGTTCCTATTTTGCGTGGGAAAAAAAGAGAAGGAGCCTATTTGGGGATAATAACTGCGCTTGTCTGTGGCGTGATCTCTTATTTGATTTTAAGCCTCTCACAATCTAATCTAGAAATGGGAATGAAGAGCGTCCTACTGAGTCTTTTTTCCGGAGCCTTAGCGGTCGTTTTTTGGTTCGCACTTCGTAATCAGGAGGCACTTTGGCGAGGTGAATTTACTCGCGAGCAAGGTACTGCCTGGTTGGTTCTACTTGTAGGCATAATTAGTGGTTTGCAAGGCGTAAAAATTGGAGAGATTAATCTCGTCGTTACGGTTTTGAGTTTCTTTATCCTTTTTGTTGCCGAGCGGTTTGGAGCAGGGCCTGCAGCTGGGGTGGGTGTAATGCTTGGTTTTTTGCCACATCTTCAGCTTAATGCCCAGAACTTAATGGAGGCGGGTATTTATGGGCTAGCAGGGTTTGGAAGTGGAGCCTTCAAAAAATTGGGGAAACTAGGGATTGGAATCGCCTTTACAGGCGTGATTTTAATGTTAACGGTTTCTTTACGCCCAGAGGCGGTTTATCCACAACTTGTTTCATCAGCTCTCGCACTCTTGCTGTTTTTGTTCTTTCCAAGTGCTCCACCTCAAACTAACTTTCTAAAATCAAAGCCGATGCCTGAAGTAGAAAGTACAGTGACGAAGGTTAAAACTGTTGCCGAGATTTTTGAACAAATTGCGTATAGTGCCCAGGCAGCTGAAGCTGAGGTTCACCATTCGAAACCTGATATCCCCGAACTCATGAATGTTCTAGTTGAGCGGGTTTGTAAAACGTGCCCAACGATTGAAACGTGTTGGACACGAGAATTTTATAAAACCTATCATTTTTTATTTAATCTCTTTGAAGAAGTTGAGCGTGCGGAAGAGCTTAATCCTAAGGACCTGCCTCTTGAGTGGAAGCGCCATTGTGGCCGATTGAAGGAAATGGTCTTAGGTGTTCAGTTTATTTTGGAACATGAAAAAAGTTTAGAGGGCTGGAGAGCTCGTTTGGCGGCGAATCAAGATGCTCTGTCCCGGCAATTCCAAAGCGTTTCTCAAGTTATGGGGCATCTTGCTAAAGAACTCAACACAAGGCATAATCTTGAACAGGTAAAGTATTCTGGTGTGGCTCGACGTCGTCGGGAGTTTTTGGATATGGGAGTTGCGTCTTTTACCAAAAGTGGGAATGCCATGAGCGGAGATAACTATGCTTCTTTGGCTTTTTCACCGACTGAGCATGCGGTGATTGTCAGTGATGGTATGGGAGTGGGGGATAGTGCAGCAAAATTAAGCGCTACAGCCTTGAGCCTTTTGGAACAACTTCTGAATACGGGTTTTGAACCCGAAGGAGCAATCCAAGCTCTGAATTCGATTTTAGTTCTGAGGTCACCAGAAGAGAGTTTTGTAACTATTGATATGGCTATCCTTGATCTTGAGAGCAATGGACTACGACTCGTTAAAGTCGGGGCATGCCCTTCTTACATTAAAGGAATAAAAGGAGTGCGTGTACTGGAGACATCAAGTTTACCTGCTGGAATACTAAACCATATTGATATCCCTGTTTTGGAGGAAGAGTTCTTACCTGAGGAGGTCCTAGTTTTGGTGACGGATGGGATTCAGGATTTGCATAAAGATGGAACAGACTGGTTGAAATCCTATTTAGAAAATCAGGAAATTACATCTTCGCAAGAGCTTGCCCAACAAATCGTGAGTGAGGCTCGGCGCTCAAGCGCAGATGATATGTTTGATGATGGTGTGGTTCTTATTATTCGTAAAAAATGGGTAGATTAA
- a CDS encoding formate--tetrahydrofolate ligase: MKSDIEIAQEATMKPIMEVASTLDLLEDEIELYGKYKAKITLSAFDRLKDKPEGKLILVTAINPTPAGEGKTTTTVGLGQAMAKLGKKSMIALREPSLGPCFGIKGGAAGGGYAQVVPMEDINLHFTGDFHAITTTHNLLAALLDNHIQQGNLLNIDPRQVVFRRVLDMNDRALRKIVVGLGGRTEGVPRESGFDITVASEIMAILCLSKDLMDLKERFGRIVVAYTYEGKPVTAHDLEAEGSMALLMKDAIKPNLVQTLENTPVFIHGGPFANIAHGCNSIVATKMALKLAEYVVTEAGFGADLGAEKFFDLKSRFAGLKPAATVIVATVRALKMNGGVAKEDLGAENLEALAKGIVNLEKHIENIGKFGVPAIVAINRFPSDTEAELEFIAQRCRELGAEFALSEVFTKGGEGGIELANKVLNIVDNKESNFKVLYELDQPIESKMEKIAKEIYGADGVNFTKEAQKDIKKYTEMGYGNMPVCMAKTQYSLSDDPALLGRPTGFMITVREVRLSAGAGFLVAITGAIMTMPGLPKRPAALKMDIDAEGKITGLF; this comes from the coding sequence ATGAAAAGCGACATCGAAATTGCCCAAGAAGCCACAATGAAACCGATTATGGAAGTGGCCAGCACACTTGATCTTTTGGAAGATGAGATTGAATTGTATGGCAAATACAAAGCTAAAATTACACTTAGTGCCTTCGATCGTCTAAAAGATAAGCCTGAAGGCAAGCTTATCTTGGTGACTGCTATCAATCCAACTCCGGCAGGAGAAGGAAAAACAACCACGACTGTTGGTTTAGGTCAGGCTATGGCCAAGTTAGGGAAGAAATCGATGATTGCCTTGCGTGAACCCTCCCTAGGACCTTGCTTTGGAATTAAAGGCGGAGCTGCAGGCGGTGGATATGCGCAAGTTGTACCGATGGAAGACATTAACCTGCATTTTACAGGTGACTTCCATGCGATTACCACAACTCATAATCTGTTGGCCGCTTTATTAGATAACCATATTCAACAGGGAAATCTCCTTAATATTGATCCCCGGCAGGTCGTCTTCCGTCGTGTTTTAGATATGAATGATCGTGCCCTTCGTAAGATCGTCGTTGGCCTGGGTGGACGTACTGAGGGAGTTCCCCGGGAAAGTGGGTTTGATATTACAGTTGCTTCGGAAATCATGGCTATCCTTTGCCTATCTAAAGATTTGATGGATTTGAAAGAGCGCTTCGGTCGGATTGTTGTTGCCTATACATACGAGGGCAAGCCAGTTACAGCCCATGATCTTGAGGCTGAAGGATCAATGGCCTTGCTCATGAAAGACGCAATCAAACCGAACCTTGTTCAAACCTTAGAGAATACGCCAGTCTTCATCCATGGTGGACCGTTTGCTAATATTGCCCATGGTTGTAATAGTATTGTTGCTACCAAAATGGCCTTGAAACTTGCGGAATATGTTGTTACGGAAGCGGGTTTTGGTGCTGATCTTGGTGCTGAGAAATTCTTTGATCTTAAATCTCGCTTTGCAGGTTTGAAACCGGCCGCAACAGTGATTGTAGCTACCGTTAGAGCGTTAAAGATGAATGGTGGCGTAGCCAAAGAAGATTTGGGGGCAGAAAATCTTGAGGCTCTAGCTAAGGGAATCGTTAACCTAGAGAAACATATTGAGAACATTGGTAAATTTGGAGTTCCTGCTATCGTGGCGATTAATCGCTTCCCCTCTGATACCGAGGCTGAGTTGGAATTTATTGCTCAACGTTGTCGTGAATTGGGTGCTGAATTTGCGCTTTCTGAAGTATTTACTAAGGGTGGCGAAGGTGGAATTGAGTTAGCCAATAAAGTACTCAATATCGTGGATAATAAAGAATCTAACTTTAAAGTCCTTTACGAACTGGATCAGCCGATTGAAAGCAAAATGGAGAAGATTGCTAAAGAAATCTACGGTGCGGATGGAGTCAACTTCACGAAAGAAGCTCAAAAGGATATCAAAAAGTATACCGAAATGGGTTATGGAAATATGCCAGTTTGTATGGCGAAAACCCAATATTCACTGAGCGATGATCCTGCTCTGTTAGGTCGTCCGACTGGATTTATGATCACGGTTCGTGAAGTTCGTCTCTCTGCAGGCGCAGGTTTCTTAGTTGCGATTACCGGTGCAATTATGACCATGCCTGGCTTGCCTAAACGTCCGGCAGCCTTGAAAATGGATATCGACGCTGAAGGTAAGATTACCGGCTTGTTCTAA
- a CDS encoding HD domain-containing protein, producing MVSVPRVNRIIENPLFIEYSHKNNQAEQKRAFCKHGFDHGLAVARIAYIYLLEDKNTSLSKEVVYAAAVLHDLGRWREYETGEDHALFGADLIKPILRESGFTPGEVEVITQGIREHRLDPEGELSPLGRALAYADDWARDCRSCRSQVDCYKYSGEMDEIKS from the coding sequence ATGGTTTCCGTACCCCGTGTTAATCGAATAATTGAAAATCCCCTATTTATTGAGTATTCTCACAAGAATAATCAGGCAGAGCAGAAAAGGGCTTTTTGTAAACACGGCTTCGATCATGGTTTAGCAGTAGCTCGGATTGCGTATATCTACCTGTTAGAGGACAAGAATACCTCATTATCTAAGGAAGTAGTCTATGCTGCAGCAGTGTTACATGATCTTGGAAGATGGCGTGAATATGAAACGGGAGAGGATCATGCATTATTTGGTGCGGATCTTATAAAGCCTATTCTTAGAGAATCTGGATTTACCCCTGGAGAAGTTGAGGTTATCACCCAAGGAATCCGTGAACATCGGCTTGATCCAGAAGGCGAATTAAGCCCATTAGGAAGAGCTTTAGCCTATGCAGATGACTGGGCTCGTGATTGTCGGAGCTGTAGGAGCCAAGTGGACTGCTATAAATATTCAGGTGAAATGGATGAAATTAAGAGTTAG
- the ndk gene encoding nucleoside-diphosphate kinase codes for MEKTFIMLKPDAVQRGLVGQIISRFESKGCKLVGMKLIKVNRDVAEQHYAEHKGKSFFEPTVNYIMSSPVVAMVWEGKNVVVIARELMGATNPVSANPGTIRGAYGMDISRNIIHGSDSEVSAKREIALYFQPGEILEYPKAGEEWLSE; via the coding sequence GTGGAAAAAACGTTTATCATGCTTAAACCCGACGCCGTACAACGGGGGCTGGTGGGTCAAATCATTTCTCGCTTTGAGTCCAAGGGATGTAAACTGGTAGGTATGAAGCTCATCAAGGTCAATCGTGACGTAGCGGAACAGCATTATGCAGAGCATAAAGGTAAATCTTTTTTTGAACCCACTGTCAATTATATAATGTCCTCTCCTGTTGTAGCCATGGTTTGGGAAGGGAAAAATGTCGTTGTAATTGCCCGGGAACTAATGGGGGCAACGAATCCTGTCAGTGCAAATCCGGGAACGATTCGGGGCGCTTATGGAATGGATATTAGTCGTAATATTATCCATGGTTCGGATTCAGAGGTAAGTGCGAAACGAGAAATTGCTCTTTATTTTCAGCCGGGGGAGATTCTGGAATATCCCAAGGCCGGAGAAGAATGGCTTAGCGAATAA
- the ftsH gene encoding ATP-dependent zinc metalloprotease FtsH, whose translation MKFFKNAAIYLFIIVLAILLIKWANPPVTDISQMDYTSFSKAIVADQVQDVNGITDRSVTTYTVNMKDGNKKKVIGPLGDEVLLQDMVEHNVPYNLEQPVEAPWWTSLLSTLVPMLLIVGIFFFMMQQSQGGGNRVMQFGKSRARLVGDEKKKVTFEDVAGADEVKEELQEVVEFLKFPKKFNELGAKIPKGVLLFGPPGTGKTLLARAVAGEAGVPFFSISGSDFVEMFVGVGASRVRDLFEQAKKNAPCIVFIDEIDAVGRQRGAGLGGGHDEREQTLNQLLVEMDGFNGNDGIIIIAATNRPDILDPALLRPGRFDRQVSVDVPDVKGREEILKVHVKGKPISQDVELSVLARRTPGFTGADLANLVNEAALLSARRNDKEIKMLAMEDSIERVIAGPEKKSRVISEFEKKLVSYHEAGHALVGDLLPHTDPVHKVSIIPRGRAGGYTLLLPKEDRNYMTKSQLLDQITMLLGGRVAEALVLHEISTGASNDLERATGLVRKMITELGMSDEIGPLTFGQKEGQVFLGRDIGRDRNYSEAVAYSIDKEARRIIDECYHKAQNLLQENMPKLEVIAQALMKKETLDTKEFAQLMAQFGEPDEVQEQEITSNQASETN comes from the coding sequence TTGAAGTTTTTTAAAAATGCAGCAATTTACCTATTTATTATCGTTTTGGCCATATTGTTAATTAAATGGGCTAATCCACCAGTCACCGATATCTCACAAATGGATTATACCAGTTTTAGTAAGGCCATTGTTGCGGATCAGGTACAGGACGTTAACGGGATTACAGACCGAAGTGTCACGACTTACACAGTGAATATGAAAGATGGCAATAAAAAGAAAGTCATCGGACCATTAGGAGATGAAGTTCTTCTACAGGATATGGTTGAGCATAATGTTCCTTATAATTTGGAGCAGCCAGTAGAAGCACCTTGGTGGACGAGCTTACTCAGCACCTTAGTGCCGATGCTTCTCATCGTAGGTATATTCTTTTTCATGATGCAACAGTCCCAGGGTGGTGGAAACCGGGTCATGCAATTTGGGAAGAGTCGAGCGCGTCTGGTTGGTGACGAGAAAAAGAAGGTCACCTTTGAGGATGTTGCTGGAGCCGATGAGGTTAAAGAGGAATTACAAGAAGTCGTAGAATTTCTGAAATTCCCGAAAAAGTTCAATGAGTTAGGAGCAAAGATTCCAAAAGGTGTTCTCCTTTTTGGACCTCCTGGAACAGGGAAAACGCTGCTGGCACGGGCAGTTGCCGGGGAAGCAGGAGTTCCGTTTTTTAGTATTAGTGGCTCTGATTTTGTGGAAATGTTTGTCGGAGTTGGAGCTTCCCGGGTTCGTGATCTATTTGAGCAAGCGAAAAAGAATGCTCCCTGTATTGTTTTTATTGACGAAATTGATGCGGTCGGACGCCAACGGGGTGCTGGTTTAGGTGGCGGACATGATGAACGGGAACAAACCTTAAATCAGTTGCTCGTTGAGATGGATGGCTTTAATGGTAATGATGGAATTATCATTATTGCAGCAACGAATCGCCCCGATATTTTGGATCCAGCCCTTCTTCGTCCTGGACGGTTTGACCGTCAAGTATCGGTTGATGTACCCGATGTCAAAGGTCGTGAAGAGATCCTTAAGGTACATGTTAAAGGTAAACCCATCAGCCAAGATGTTGAACTCAGCGTATTGGCTCGCCGTACTCCTGGATTTACCGGAGCAGATCTCGCAAACTTAGTCAATGAAGCAGCCTTACTTTCTGCACGACGGAATGACAAAGAGATCAAAATGTTGGCAATGGAAGACTCGATCGAACGAGTTATTGCGGGTCCAGAGAAGAAAAGCCGTGTAATTAGTGAATTTGAAAAGAAACTTGTGTCCTATCACGAAGCAGGGCATGCCCTTGTAGGGGACTTGTTACCCCATACCGATCCGGTTCATAAAGTATCGATTATTCCTCGCGGACGTGCGGGTGGATATACGCTATTATTACCTAAAGAAGATCGGAATTATATGACCAAATCTCAGCTTCTTGATCAAATCACGATGTTATTGGGAGGGCGAGTGGCTGAAGCCTTAGTTTTACATGAAATCAGTACGGGTGCTTCGAATGACTTAGAACGGGCAACGGGTTTGGTTCGCAAAATGATTACCGAATTAGGAATGTCTGATGAAATCGGGCCGCTGACCTTTGGGCAAAAGGAAGGACAGGTCTTCCTCGGAAGAGATATTGGTCGAGATCGGAATTATAGCGAAGCTGTAGCCTATTCGATTGACAAAGAAGCTCGACGGATTATTGATGAGTGTTATCATAAAGCGCAAAACCTACTTCAGGAGAATATGCCGAAGCTTGAAGTTATTGCCCAGGCCTTGATGAAGAAGGAAACTTTAGATACGAAAGAATTTGCTCAGTTAATGGCTCAGTTTGGCGAGCCTGACGAAGTTCAAGAACAGGAGATTACTTCAAATCAAGCTTCTGAAACGAATTAA
- a CDS encoding DUF881 domain-containing protein produces the protein MGKKVLTISVTCVSVALGFLIALSIQTQKDVEALDQIQTQRLSSVKNLLTDAQTESLRLKEEHNNLMAQLDEARNQGGTSPALLAQLDQYRMIDGTVAVQGPGIAISIDDRQQDHKTVFPLTTDDLMAIVNILKFAGAEAVSINGQRLVAPTAIVMSGSTKLINQVPITRAEGMPYEILAIGNQDQLVDYFSKLEAQGLKQSGISVSIVRKNVEIPSYKSTYNVGSGS, from the coding sequence ATGGGGAAGAAAGTTTTGACCATATCGGTGACTTGTGTATCGGTTGCTTTAGGTTTTTTGATCGCACTATCGATTCAAACCCAAAAAGATGTTGAAGCATTGGATCAGATTCAAACCCAACGTTTATCTTCAGTTAAAAATCTTCTCACCGATGCGCAAACGGAGAGTCTTCGGCTAAAAGAAGAGCATAACAATTTAATGGCTCAATTGGATGAAGCACGTAATCAAGGGGGAACAAGCCCAGCCCTGCTAGCTCAGCTCGACCAGTATCGAATGATAGATGGGACGGTAGCGGTACAAGGTCCGGGAATCGCGATTTCCATTGATGATCGACAACAAGATCATAAAACTGTTTTTCCTTTAACAACAGATGACTTGATGGCGATAGTTAATATTCTCAAATTCGCGGGTGCTGAAGCGGTGAGTATTAATGGACAACGACTCGTTGCTCCTACAGCGATTGTGATGAGCGGAAGCACAAAATTAATTAATCAAGTCCCCATTACCCGAGCAGAAGGAATGCCTTATGAGATCTTAGCGATTGGTAATCAAGATCAACTTGTGGATTACTTCAGTAAGCTTGAAGCACAAGGGTTAAAGCAATCGGGTATTTCGGTAAGTATTGTTCGTAAGAATGTAGAAATTCCCTCCTATAAAAGCACTTATAATGTGGGGAGTGGAAGTTAA
- a CDS encoding DUF881 domain-containing protein, giving the protein MTLTKKGKFLIAMASCIVGLLFVILLKTTGAQGVQNTRTDTVVPSLIQVEQENQQLANENEKLKQELSQYNEGQNATLLTHQQLQKAKTNAGLTEVKGLGVRITLDDAKTFSNPSDDPNYYLIHEEYIRQIVNWLWNGGAEAIAVNGQRITSTTEIFCSGSYIQINGTRQMAPYIIEAVGSQHNLQSALKFYFWDRLGEYQEQYGITRNLEAPTETLTIPAGQPKKIQFAEPVKGG; this is encoded by the coding sequence ATGACGTTGACCAAGAAGGGTAAATTTTTAATAGCAATGGCATCTTGTATTGTTGGGTTGCTATTTGTTATCCTCTTGAAGACGACTGGAGCTCAAGGTGTCCAAAATACAAGAACGGATACTGTAGTACCCAGTCTCATTCAGGTTGAACAAGAAAATCAACAACTCGCCAATGAGAATGAAAAATTAAAACAGGAACTGAGCCAATATAATGAAGGACAAAATGCAACTTTATTGACGCATCAACAACTTCAGAAAGCGAAAACAAATGCAGGATTGACAGAGGTTAAAGGCCTAGGCGTTCGGATTACACTCGACGACGCAAAGACATTTAGTAATCCAAGTGATGATCCCAATTACTATCTCATTCATGAGGAGTATATTCGTCAGATAGTGAACTGGCTTTGGAATGGCGGCGCAGAAGCTATCGCGGTAAATGGGCAACGGATTACAAGTACTACTGAGATCTTTTGTAGTGGGTCTTATATTCAGATTAATGGTACACGGCAGATGGCACCCTATATTATTGAAGCTGTCGGGAGCCAGCATAATCTTCAATCTGCACTTAAGTTCTATTTTTGGGATCGACTTGGGGAATACCAAGAGCAGTATGGAATTACACGTAATCTTGAGGCGCCCACTGAAACGTTAACGATACCTGCTGGACAGCCCAAAAAAATTCAATTCGCTGAGCCGGTGAAGGGAGGTTAA
- the folP gene encoding dihydropteroate synthase, whose product MKDFRIRWIKLDSVEEAKRAITQIGSDPGGVGLMAGKSIGRAIKIENVPIHVAHILKQEMLSVGGDAAVHRDVIVHKVEATDVLLLGTVKQLEHLAQKILSQPFGLKELGHQLKAVLKGLEPHQERTLNCRGRELVLGKRTLVMGILNVTPDSFSDGGKYVDLKQALSQAERMIEEGADLLDIGGESTRPGIVPISAEEEWSRLEAVLKELIPRISVPISIDTYKAEVAEKALEAGVHIINDIWGLQGDPDMARVVGRYHAPVIVMHNQEGTSYHQLMGDMISFYRRSIHLAEENGLSGDEIIVDPGIGFGKTREQDLEVMSRLGELKNLGHPILLAASRKRMIGNVLDLPVDQRVEGTIATSVVGVAAGVDMVRVHDVLANRRAIDMSDAIYRKLRGRNFAGA is encoded by the coding sequence ATGAAGGATTTCCGAATTCGCTGGATTAAGCTGGATAGTGTTGAGGAGGCTAAAAGAGCGATTACCCAAATTGGCTCAGATCCAGGCGGCGTGGGTCTTATGGCAGGAAAATCTATAGGGAGAGCTATAAAAATCGAGAATGTACCCATACATGTTGCCCATATTTTAAAACAAGAAATGCTATCTGTTGGTGGAGATGCGGCAGTTCATCGTGATGTTATCGTCCATAAGGTTGAAGCAACCGATGTCCTTCTTTTAGGGACCGTGAAGCAACTAGAACATCTTGCCCAGAAAATCTTAAGCCAACCGTTTGGGCTAAAGGAGTTAGGGCATCAGCTGAAGGCTGTGTTAAAGGGACTTGAACCTCATCAAGAAAGGACGTTGAATTGCAGAGGACGAGAGCTCGTATTAGGTAAGCGGACATTAGTCATGGGAATCTTAAATGTTACGCCTGATTCCTTTTCTGATGGAGGAAAATATGTGGATCTAAAACAAGCACTAAGTCAGGCAGAGCGAATGATCGAGGAGGGTGCGGATCTCCTTGATATTGGAGGAGAATCCACTCGTCCAGGAATAGTACCGATTAGTGCAGAAGAAGAATGGAGTCGGTTAGAAGCGGTTCTAAAGGAATTGATTCCCCGAATTTCCGTACCCATTTCAATTGATACTTATAAGGCAGAGGTTGCCGAAAAGGCCTTGGAAGCTGGCGTGCATATTATTAATGATATCTGGGGATTACAAGGAGACCCTGATATGGCTCGGGTCGTTGGAAGATATCATGCTCCAGTGATTGTTATGCATAATCAGGAAGGGACAAGCTATCATCAGTTAATGGGAGATATGATCTCTTTTTATAGACGGAGTATTCATTTAGCAGAGGAGAACGGACTCAGCGGGGACGAAATTATTGTGGATCCAGGGATTGGTTTTGGCAAAACTCGGGAGCAGGATCTAGAAGTAATGAGTCGGTTAGGCGAATTGAAGAATTTAGGGCATCCGATCTTATTGGCCGCTTCTCGCAAGCGAATGATTGGGAATGTTCTTGATTTACCAGTCGATCAGCGGGTTGAAGGAACGATTGCAACGAGCGTAGTAGGGGTAGCCGCCGGAGTCGATATGGTTCGGGTTCATGATGTCCTAGCCAATCGCCGCGCAATTGATATGTCAGATGCTATTTATCGGAAATTGAGGGGGAGAAACTTTGCAGGAGCGTGA
- the tilS gene encoding tRNA lysidine(34) synthetase TilS, whose translation MYEKMRQSVLPLLIPPHSRILVAVSGGPDSMALSHVLWRYVHEMSEQGISLVLTHVHHGLRQESDEEAVMVKEMAKRWEVPCVVHRFDAQAYAQATGQSFETAAREWRYARWNEDMIEYKCDLLATAHHLGDQAETVLYRLLRGSGTAGLAGIYPRKGKIIRPFLNFKKEDVLDYCQREHIPYAVDYTNFQPLFVRNRIRLELLPELKQSYNPKILEAIGRTAEVLRWDEEYLEQQTDKAWETYCLFCEFDQVQLSREVFQEPKAIFSRLVRRAAARVTGEPRGLGFTYVQQILESNGQIGWKQDLPQFRVHIRYEGILFLRKANREKINHEEWSAGEDGVECSETLITMGEWSKLRGFGVWAGIFPSEEFDDQAVINNNIIAWADFDREKLSRLQEDLVFRSRRSADTLWIQGIGHKSLKKVFQEAKINSEERGRIPLLASGSQILWIPGVKQSDSCRSGIQPKVRVIIQAQNLG comes from the coding sequence ATTTATGAAAAGATGAGGCAGTCCGTTTTGCCACTCCTTATTCCTCCACATTCACGAATTCTTGTAGCTGTTTCTGGTGGCCCGGATTCAATGGCTTTAAGTCATGTTTTATGGAGATATGTTCATGAAATGAGTGAACAGGGGATTTCGTTGGTTCTAACCCATGTCCATCATGGCCTTCGCCAAGAGTCAGATGAGGAAGCCGTAATGGTTAAAGAAATGGCTAAACGTTGGGAAGTCCCATGCGTGGTTCATCGGTTTGATGCTCAAGCCTATGCTCAAGCTACAGGGCAGTCGTTTGAAACAGCTGCTCGAGAATGGCGCTATGCTCGCTGGAATGAAGATATGATTGAATACAAGTGTGACTTACTCGCAACAGCCCACCATTTGGGAGATCAAGCAGAAACGGTTCTTTATCGCCTTCTTCGGGGAAGCGGTACGGCTGGGTTAGCAGGGATTTATCCTCGTAAGGGAAAGATTATCCGTCCTTTTTTAAACTTTAAGAAAGAGGATGTTCTGGACTATTGTCAGAGGGAACATATTCCTTATGCTGTAGACTATACTAATTTTCAACCTCTTTTCGTACGTAATCGCATTCGCTTAGAGTTATTGCCTGAGTTAAAGCAGAGTTATAATCCGAAAATTTTAGAGGCAATTGGGAGAACGGCTGAAGTTCTGCGCTGGGATGAGGAATATTTAGAACAGCAAACAGATAAGGCTTGGGAAACCTATTGCCTATTTTGCGAATTCGACCAAGTTCAATTGAGCAGGGAGGTATTCCAGGAACCCAAGGCCATTTTTTCTCGCCTGGTTCGTCGGGCTGCAGCTCGGGTCACAGGTGAGCCACGAGGTCTTGGGTTTACCTATGTGCAACAGATTTTAGAATCAAATGGACAAATAGGATGGAAGCAAGACTTACCTCAGTTCAGGGTACATATTCGCTACGAAGGAATTTTGTTTTTGAGGAAGGCCAATAGAGAAAAGATAAATCATGAAGAGTGGTCTGCTGGAGAAGACGGAGTAGAGTGTAGTGAGACACTCATTACCATGGGTGAATGGAGTAAATTGAGAGGCTTTGGTGTTTGGGCAGGGATTTTTCCGAGTGAAGAGTTTGATGATCAAGCCGTAATAAATAATAATATTATTGCTTGGGCTGATTTTGACCGAGAAAAATTGTCAAGACTACAAGAAGATCTTGTTTTTCGTTCCCGTAGATCCGCAGATACGCTCTGGATTCAGGGAATAGGACATAAATCCCTTAAAAAAGTTTTTCAAGAAGCTAAAATTAATTCTGAAGAGCGCGGGAGGATCCCATTGTTAGCCTCTGGAAGCCAAATTCTCTGGATTCCGGGTGTCAAGCAAAGCGATTCTTGCCGATCGGGAATACAGCCCAAAGTTAGAGTAATTATCCAAGCGCAAAACCTGGGATAA